Proteins co-encoded in one Candidatus Paceibacterota bacterium genomic window:
- the pilM gene encoding pilus assembly protein PilM, whose translation MSNFFSNIISQLTGSSGGDTAIGIDIGTSAIKIVQLKRENNKIKLDTYGALALGPYADKYVGQETDLPINTTVEALTDLLRESKTTTKQGGIAIPFSSAFMTVMEVPKLEDDEFEQMVPMEARKHVPTSLDEVSLDWTVIPKSQRSNNQREKQEQEQKIENKESDQSNGEENNQVGEKVDVLMVAIRNDIVDRYKRVVSRAELDALFFEVEIFSTIRAVLPRETEPVLVLDMGAVVTKVYIIENGIVRKTHTVNRGSTDVTEAIAKELEVDMEAAEILKRGMTPEGQTKDRTAEVNEAAATVFQPLLKEVNLFKKEYLQEHGELDRCVLVGGGVLFAGFEAMATEALSVPCKLANPFKDISAPAFLENVLEGNGPEFAVATGIALRRLNEE comes from the coding sequence ATGTCGAATTTCTTTTCCAATATAATTTCTCAACTAACCGGCTCATCCGGCGGTGATACGGCGATCGGTATTGATATCGGCACGAGCGCGATCAAGATCGTTCAGCTGAAGAGGGAAAACAATAAGATCAAACTTGATACCTACGGCGCGCTCGCGCTGGGACCGTACGCGGATAAGTATGTTGGGCAGGAAACCGACTTGCCGATCAATACAACAGTAGAAGCATTGACCGATCTCCTGCGTGAATCAAAAACAACAACAAAGCAAGGTGGTATTGCCATACCTTTCTCGTCAGCTTTCATGACGGTAATGGAAGTGCCAAAGCTAGAAGATGACGAATTTGAACAGATGGTTCCGATGGAAGCACGAAAGCATGTTCCGACATCGCTCGATGAAGTGAGTCTTGACTGGACAGTAATTCCGAAAAGTCAGCGAAGTAACAACCAACGCGAAAAACAAGAACAGGAGCAAAAAATAGAGAATAAAGAGAGTGATCAAAGTAACGGTGAAGAGAACAATCAGGTTGGCGAGAAAGTAGATGTGCTTATGGTAGCGATCAGGAATGATATTGTTGACCGGTATAAGCGTGTCGTGTCACGAGCAGAGCTTGACGCGCTTTTTTTTGAGGTGGAGATCTTCTCGACAATTAGAGCGGTTTTGCCTCGTGAGACTGAGCCGGTACTGGTGCTTGATATGGGTGCGGTAGTAACCAAAGTCTACATTATTGAAAACGGTATCGTTCGCAAGACACACACCGTTAACCGAGGTTCGACTGATGTTACCGAGGCGATCGCGAAAGAACTTGAGGTGGATATGGAGGCGGCGGAAATATTGAAACGAGGAATGACCCCGGAAGGACAGACAAAAGACAGAACAGCTGAAGTAAATGAAGCTGCCGCTACTGTCTTTCAGCCATTGCTCAAAGAAGTAAATCTATTTAAAAAAGAGTATTTGCAAGAGCATGGTGAGCTTGATCGATGTGTATTGGTCGGCGGCGGAGTTCTCTTTGCCGGCTTCGAAGCTATGGCTACAGAAGCGCTCTCGGTTCCGTGCAAGCTTGCTAATCCGTTTAAAGATATTTCGGCACCTGCTTTTCTGGAAAATGTTCTTGAAGGGAATGGACCTGAGTTCGCCGTTGCTACCGGTATCGCGTTACGTAGGTTGAATGAAGAATAA
- the radC gene encoding DNA repair protein RadC, with product MKLTELKKTELPREKMEKYGAKRLRNFELIAIVLGSGIKGCNVLELARKIEKLITQKSANNVTLEDLLKIRGLGKAKAVQILAVISLVDRFGNERSVEVLSAKDIWNLCADFRSLKKEHMVAFYLDTQQHLIERRIISVGTLDTSLLHPRDVFEPALQLSAAGFVLAHNHPSGNLNPSDEDIAITKRVADAGDLLGITLIDHIIISDKEFKVMDS from the coding sequence ATGAAGCTCACTGAATTAAAGAAAACAGAACTTCCACGAGAGAAAATGGAAAAGTATGGCGCAAAACGTTTGAGGAATTTTGAATTGATAGCGATCGTTCTTGGTTCAGGAATCAAAGGTTGTAACGTACTTGAGCTTGCGCGAAAGATAGAAAAACTTATAACGCAAAAATCAGCAAATAACGTAACCCTGGAAGATTTACTAAAAATTCGTGGGCTCGGGAAAGCAAAAGCGGTTCAAATACTTGCAGTCATTTCTCTAGTGGATCGTTTTGGAAATGAGCGCAGCGTCGAGGTGTTATCAGCGAAGGATATATGGAATTTATGCGCAGATTTTCGTTCGTTGAAAAAAGAGCACATGGTTGCATTTTATCTTGATACGCAACAGCACTTAATTGAAAGACGTATCATTTCAGTTGGCACACTTGATACTTCACTACTACATCCAAGAGACGTCTTTGAACCCGCCTTGCAATTATCCGCGGCAGGGTTTGTTCTAGCGCATAATCACCCATCAGGAAACCTTAATCCTTCAGACGAAGATATTGCAATCACGAAGAGAGTGGCTGACGCTGGAGATTTACTTGGCATCACCCTGATTGATCACATAATAATCTCTGATAAAGAATTCAAAGTTATGGATTCGTAA
- a CDS encoding DNA cytosine methyltransferase yields MTKNTKTKLTIASLFAGCGGLDLGFLGGFESNGKKYQKQPFVINWANDIDESACKTFKNYFNHDIVCGSIVDILNDKHGAMFDVPLPKKVDIVLGGFPCQEFSHAGKRRGFNSEKGLLYRSMAEVIRRTKPMLFVAENVKGLLTIDNGTAIDIIKDDFAKLGYHVNHKLLLAADYGVPQMRERVIIIGTRKNMLPRFEDDDYPKPTHKGIHVSVKEAFGDLENVKEGDFSNHYWSKAKKNKGQGNGIIDADEPGPTMRTEHHGNIEYHWNGKRRLSAREAARIQSFPDDMEFLPSTSQAYKQIGNAVPPVFAWHIAKSIDKFLDKNLK; encoded by the coding sequence ATGACAAAAAACACTAAAACCAAATTAACAATTGCCTCACTTTTTGCTGGCTGCGGTGGCTTGGACCTTGGTTTTCTAGGCGGGTTTGAATCAAACGGGAAAAAATATCAAAAACAACCATTTGTCATAAATTGGGCAAATGATATTGATGAGTCAGCCTGCAAAACTTTCAAAAATTATTTTAATCACGACATTGTTTGTGGAAGTATCGTTGATATTTTGAACGACAAACATGGTGCGATGTTTGATGTACCGCTACCAAAAAAGGTTGATATTGTCCTTGGTGGTTTTCCGTGTCAAGAATTCAGTCACGCTGGAAAGCGCCGAGGTTTCAATAGCGAGAAAGGACTTCTGTATCGCAGCATGGCTGAGGTCATTCGCAGGACAAAACCAATGTTATTTGTAGCAGAAAATGTGAAAGGTCTTCTTACAATAGATAATGGTACGGCCATTGATATCATCAAAGATGATTTTGCAAAACTCGGATATCACGTAAATCATAAATTACTTCTTGCCGCTGATTATGGCGTACCGCAAATGCGCGAGCGTGTAATTATCATTGGGACTCGCAAAAATATGCTTCCTAGGTTTGAGGACGATGACTATCCGAAACCAACCCACAAAGGAATACACGTGTCAGTAAAGGAGGCGTTTGGTGATCTGGAAAATGTTAAAGAAGGTGACTTTTCAAACCACTATTGGTCTAAAGCGAAGAAAAATAAGGGGCAGGGCAACGGAATAATTGACGCAGACGAACCGGGGCCAACAATGCGAACTGAACATCATGGCAACATTGAATATCATTGGAATGGAAAACGCCGACTATCCGCTCGAGAGGCCGCAAGAATTCAATCATTCCCTGATGATATGGAATTCTTGCCGTCCACGTCTCAAGCATATAAACAGATCGGAAACGCCGTGCCACCTGTTTTTGCATGGCATATTGCTAAATCCATAGATAAATTTCTTGATAAAAATTTGAAATAA
- a CDS encoding helix-turn-helix transcriptional regulator, which translates to MNTPSIKLGKSIKRIRQQKKMSQGDICRLLSLDRAYISNVEAGKANPTLATIEKIAKALGVSSSELLK; encoded by the coding sequence ATGAATACTCCGTCAATTAAACTCGGGAAAAGTATCAAACGCATACGTCAACAAAAGAAAATGTCGCAGGGCGACATTTGTCGATTGTTGAGCCTAGACCGAGCATACATTAGCAATGTTGAAGCTGGCAAAGCGAACCCAACGCTTGCTACAATAGAAAAGATAGCGAAAGCGTTGGGAGTGAGTAGTAGTGAGCTTTTGAAATAA